Proteins co-encoded in one Apteryx mantelli isolate bAptMan1 unplaced genomic scaffold, bAptMan1.hap1 HAP1_SCAFFOLD_154, whole genome shotgun sequence genomic window:
- the CD79A gene encoding B-cell antigen receptor complex-associated protein alpha chain yields the protein MAGAPRRRGTPLPLFLCLFPGCLFLVPATANRTCNASGCTFPPPPAPSRLAPTPVSVENRQAAAARCRSSGSSVVVAAGPTSHTATVGDRVSLECVFEAPSKATVTWNRVCPRKNCSASFTPVNASRNGDGDRTVKQFDNNAVLIFHHVDKSDAGLYFCRVEAGRATGQSCGTYLRVRNPVAVPFLNIKESTKNRIITAEGILLLLCAVGPGFFLLFRKRWANERLLQLKKSAYEEENLYEGLNLDECSMYEDISRGLQPTYQDVGSLCAGDAQLEKP from the exons ATGGCGGGCGCTCCCAGGCGGCGCGGCACCCCGCTGcccctcttcctctgcctcttcccag GGTGCCTCTTCCTCGTGCCCGCCACAGCCAACCGGACCTGCAACGCCAGCGGCTGCACCTTCCCGCCGCCACCGGCCCCATCCCGCCTTGCCCCAACCCCTGTCTCGGTGGAGAACCGCCAGGCAGCAGCGGCCCGCTGCCGCTCCAGCGGCTCCTCTGTGGTGGTGGCAGCCGGTCCCACGTCCCACACCGCCACAGTGGGCGACCGCGTCAGCCTGGAGTGCGTCTTCGAGGCACCCAGCAAAGCCACGGTGACCTGGAACCGCGTGTGCCCCCGCAAGAACTGCAGCGCCTCCTTCACCCCCGTCAACGCCAGCCGCAACGGCGATGGCGACCGCACGGTGAAGCAGTTCGACAACAATGCCGTCCTCATCTTCCACCATGTCGACAAGAGCGACGCTGGCCTCTACTTCTGCCGCGTGGAGGCTGGCCGGGCCACAGGGCAGTCGTGCGGCACCTACCTGCGCGTGCGCA ACCCGGTGGCCGTGCCCTTCCTGAACATCAAGGAGTCCACCAAGAACCGGATCATCACGGCAGagggcatcctgctcctgctCTGCGCTGTGGGACCcggcttcttcctcctctttagg AAGCGATGGGCCAACGAGCGGCTGCTGCAGCTGAAGAAGAGTGCCTACGAGGAGGAGAACCTCTACGAG GGGCTGAACCTGGACGAGTGCTCCATGTACGAGGACATCTCGCGGGGGCTGCAGCCCACCTACCAGGACGTGGGCAGCCTCTGCGCGGGCGACGCACAGCTGGAGAAGCCATGA
- the PRR19 gene encoding proline-rich protein 19 — protein MSSFSLRILREKGHRRPREKGGTGMDRSSRSCADAAARLPAGPRSAGVRPGRVKRRKTKRELDSAKFGQKVAGARRLEPRVPWRVVPVPPLPVRGCRCAGRPLRSPVSAPKPVVITQNRLSQHLGMFNREVKSVDIERLLSPCNGPETAPASPSGKDARTELQPQADIPAAPSPATDPSLQRLPEGQPQTEHGSGEPWPAAAPTAEESVPARPEPSASRAKTPTPPNNKENVPPPGPGLERGAAGLPWREIACKLRVLLGRTLAFPGRDLVGERRQTILAVLLDRHRAYPDLSALLAHKTRAVDAAPQDFGSPGTPEEELLFTMGLNGGGGNSEPDASGKRRRSGGLPSACSCTPSPPQTAVKRSHFSWTLGHEETGGVLPESPATLFCIHGERRAACRESPLGQEAFGRHARALPRCELLSDSARFSPLEGPGLLCRAAPGAAPCCRASSEPAWRSRTRPEKTLVDFGEDAVEGCSWSRGLPLAVGDLGLDSTSLRRGLSLLGPQQYGLSQRPTAEPCASRHPDLVRGAAPATANVFGSTWSPGTFELAEHQLPPAPGWPHSARRHGSCSRWPRRALEGLVPCRETRELGRSNLPASSQHGVCWWEHQGSPESYQPWDHKAWELPETGPGGSLLGPEDAERLRALQRLPMSFFPPSEALERSGSPLFLAHGCLPVYSSPEAWVFPRMKLY, from the exons ATGTCTTCCTTTTCCCTGCGAATTCTGCGAGAAAAGGGACATCGACGTCCCCGGGAAAAGGG GGGCACCGGCATGGAtcgcagcagcaggagctgcgcCGATGCTGCCGCCCGCCTGCCTGCGGGACCGCGCAGTGCTGGCGTGAGGCCCGGCCGCGTCAAGCGCCGCAAAACCAAGCGGGAGCTTGACTCCGCCAAATTCGGCCAGAAGGTTGCCGGAGCCAGGCGGCTGGAGCCCAGGGTCCCGTGGAGGGtggtgccggtgccgccgctgCCTGTCCGGGGCTGCCGCTGTGCTGGCCGGCCCCTCCGCAGCCCCGTTTCGGCCCCCAAGCCGGTCGTCATCACCCAGAACCGCCTCAGTCAGCACCTGGGCATGTTCAACAGGGAGGTGAAGTCTGTTGATATTGAGAGGCTGCTGAGCCCCTGCAACGGGCCCGAAACCGCCCCGGCGAGCCCCAGCGGGAAGGACGCCCGGACGGAGCTGCAGCCGCAAGCCGACATCccggctgctcccagccctgccacgGATCCCTCGCTGCAACGCCTCCCTGAGGGGCAGCCGCAGACGGAGCACGGGAGCGGGGAGCCCTGGCCCGCTGCTGCTCCCACTGCTGAGGAATCAGTGCCAGCTCGCCCCGAGCCCAGCGCGAGCCGAGCCAAAACACCGACGCCCCCAAACAACAAGGAGAacgtgcccccgccaggtccggggCTGGAGCGTGGGGCGGCCGGCCTGCCCTGGAGGGAGATAGCTTGCAAGCTCCGAGTGCTGCTGGGCCGCACGCTGGCGTTCCCGGGACGCGATCTGGTCGGCGAGCGGCGTCAGACCATCCTCGCTGTCCTGCTCGACAGGCACCGGGCCTACCCTGACCTCTCCGCACTGCTGGCCCACAAGACCCGGGCGGTGGACGCTGCTCCGCAAG ATTTTGGGAGCCCCGGCACCCCAGAAGAGGAGCTGCTCTTCACTATGGGGTTGAACGGTGGTGGTGGGAACTCCGAGCCGGACGCTTCTGGGAAGCGGAGAAGGAGCGGGGGCCTGCCCTCTGCCTGCagctgcacccccagccccccgcaGACAGCGGTAAAGAGG AGCCATTTCTCCTGGACCCTGGGGCATGAGGAGACGGGAGGCGTGCTCCCGGAGAGCCCTGCCACGCTCTTTTGCATCCATGGAGAGAGGAGAGCAGCGTGCAGGGAATCCCCGCTGGGGCAGGAGGCGTTCGGCCGGCATGCgagagctctgccccgctgcgaGCTCCTGTCCGACTCTGCCCGTTTCTCCCCCCTGGAGGGGCCAGGCCTCCTGTGCAGGGCTGCGCCCGGAGCCGCTCCGTGTTGCAGGGCCTCCTCGGAGCCTGCTTGGAGGTCCAGGACCAGGCCAGAGAAAACCCTCGTGGACTTCGGCGAGGACGCTGTGGAGGGATGCAGCTGGAGCCGTGGGCTGCCTCTTGCAGTGGGCGATTTGGGCCTGGACAGCACGAGCCTGCGGCGCGGCCTCTCTTTGCTTGGACCGCAGCAATACGGGTTGAGCCAGCGTCCCACTGCAGAGCCATGCGCTTCCCGGCACCCGGACTTGGTgcgcggggctgccccagccACGGCCAATGTCTTCGGAAGCACCTGGAGCCCCGGCACGTTTGAGCTCGCTGAGCACCAGCTTCCCCCTGCGCCGGGCTGGCCCCACTCTGCACGCCGGCACGGCTCCTGCTCGCGGTGGCCGCGCCGTGCCCTGGAGGGGTTGGTGCCCTGCCGGGAGACGCGGGAGCTGGGCCGCAGCAATCTGCCAGCATCCTCCCAGCATGGAGTCTGCTGGTGGGAGCACCAGGGCAGCCCGGAGAGCTACCAGCCGTGGGACCACAAAGCCTGGGAGCTGCCCGAAACGGGGCCCGGCGGGAGCCTGCTGGGCCCAGAGGACGCTGAGCGGCTCCGCGCGCTCCAGCGCCTGCCcatgtccttctttcccccttcGGAGGCGCTGGAGCGCAGCGGCTCCCCTCTTTTCCTGGCACACGGATGCCTCCCGGTTTACTCCAGCCCTGAGGCCTGGGTCTTCCCCCGCATGAAGCTGTACTGA
- the LOC106487873 gene encoding toll-like receptor 13: MRPLLALWVSVLLGTPGGSAYGFRNCIQTARDAGSFRCIQRFVRDIGSAVGDLPPGATAVNVSHNAIRRLPPGALTHLPRLRRLDLAFNQLQEVEQGAFTGLGALATLDLSHNRLAGLAAGAFQGLANLSCLLLHHNLLSTLGSGIFQPLANLRSLVLHNNHLQSFGEVASSVQNLRQLRELDACKNNLTSLGPGPLLPSSLLVLRLCNNSLVGVSGASPDLLRGVRVLDLSYNNISDVESFARVRFQNLSWLQLLGNPLDVFRLLNVSDVRPRSVDYSGLALGNESVSELCWYLQGARLRQLRLHRNGIQALRQGTFAPCPRFGTLDLSWNELRSVGCVAELLSRGQRQGLRSLVVEHNLLKRLPSCEAGARLPSLYNISFRFNRILTVSRSAFAYAPGLRVLHLNINNIADLHKGALQGLHNLTELRLDNNLLTDLYQSSFADLGRLQTLNLRNNHVSVLFSDVFSNLSQLQTLDLGGNNIRHLTGKSFQGLCSLRKLYLDGNHIQEISSDIFRPVQATLEVLDLRGNKLQYITKQQSQQPPFMYLHRLYDLKLQAQQPYGLKIIPYKFFQGLTALRALFLSQNKLLSIPSDVFDDLAQLQYLTLADSSNGMQDLPPGIFKNLSRLETLDLENVGLHSLTLEVFGNLSRLETLKLAKNELQTVNQSVAQRLSALRYLDLRKCPLSCTCENTWFQTWLNNSRVQLVYLYNYTCGSRQQPAYVYSFDMHVCFLDVGLYLFSGTAPALLLLMVLPLLYHRAYWRLKYHFYILRCWVNERWRRQEEEQYQYDSFISYNSADESWVLQELVPNLERGSGRGSFRLCLHHRDFRPGRSIIDNIVDSIYNSRKTICVISRSYLQSEWCSLEIQLASYRLFDELKDVLVLVFLEAIPNAELSAYHRMRKVMLKKTYLSWPPQPEAQKLFWTKLKRALKSNYTEEEEEDFGEEDKVL, translated from the coding sequence ATGCGTCCCCTCCTGGCGCTGTGGGTCTCGGTGCTGCTGGGCACGCCGGGGGGCTCAGCCTACGGTTTCCGGAACTGCATCCAGACGGCACGGGACGCCGGCAGCTTCCGCTGCATCCAGCGCTTCGTGCGGGACATCGGCAGCGCGGTGGGCGACCTGCCACCAGGTGCCACGGCCGTCAACGTCTCGCACAACGCCATCCGCCGCCTGCCGCCCGGTGCCCTGACCCACCTGCCCCGGCTGCGGCGCCTCGACCTGGCCTTCAACCAGCTGCAGGAGGTGGAGCAGGGGGCTTTCACGGGCCTCGGGGCGCTGGCCACGCTCGACCTGTCCCACAACCGCCTGGCCGGGCTGGCCGCGGGCGCCTTCCAGGGGCTCGCCAACctctcctgcctgctgctgcaccACAACCTGCTCAGCACCCTGGGCTCCGGCATCTTCCAGCCGCTGGCCAACCTGCGCTCCCTGGTCCTGCACAACAACCACCTGCAGAGCTTTGGCGAGGTGGCCAGCAGCGTGCAGAACCTGCGGCAGCTCCGGGAGCTGGACGCGTGCAAAAACAACCTGACTTCGCTGGGGCCCGGCCCCCTCCTGCCCTCGTCCCTGCTTGTCCTGCGCCTCTGCAACAACTCGCTGGTGGGCGTCAGTGGCGCCAGCCCCGACCTGCTGCGCGGCGTCAGGGTGCTGGACCTGTCCTACAACAACATCTCCGACGTGGAGTCCTTCGCCCGGGTCCGCTTCCAGAACCTCAGCTGGCTCCAGCTGCTGGGGAACCCCCTGGACGTCTTCCGCCTGCTGAACGTCTCCGACGTGCGGCCCCGCAGCGTGGACTACTCCGGCCTGGCATTGGGCAACGAGAGCGTGAGCGAGCTGTGCTGGTACCTGCAGGGCGCCAGGCTGAGGCAGCTCCGGCTGCACCGGAACGGCATCCAGGCCCTGCGGCAGGGCACTTTCGCCCCATGCCCGCGCTTCGGCACCCTGGACCTCTCGTGGAACGAGCTGCGCTCGGTGGGCTGCGTGGCGGAGCTGCTGAGCCGGGGGCAGCGGCAGGGGCTGCGGAGCCTGGTGGTGGAGCACAACCTCCTGAAACGCCTGCCGTCCTGCGAGGCGGGCGCGCGGCTGCCCAGCCTCTACAACATCTCCTTCCGCTTCAACCGCATCCTCACCGTCAGCCGCAGCGCCTTTGCCTATGCCCCTGGCCTCCGCGTCCTGCACCTCAACATCAACAACATCGCCGACCTGCACAAGGGCGCGCTCCAGGGCCTGCACAACCTCACCGAGCTGCGGCTCGACAACAACCTCCTCACCGACCTCTACCAGTCCAGCTTCGCCGACCTGGGCCGGCTCCAGACGCTCAACCTCCGCAACAACCACGTCTCCGTCCTCTTCTCCGACGTCTTCAGCAACCTGAGCCAGCTCCAGACGCTGGACCTGGGGGGGAACAACATCCGGCACTTGACGGGCAAGTCCTTCCAGGGGCTGTGCAGCCTCCGTAAGCTCTACCTGGATGGCAACCACATCCAGGAGATCAGCAGCGACATCTTCCGCCCGGTGCAAGCCACCCTGGAGGTGCTGGATCTGAGGGGCAACAAGCTGCAGTACATCACGAAGCAGCAAAGCCAGCAGCCCCCGTTCATGTACCTGCATCGGCTCTACGACctcaagctgcaggcccagcagcCCTACGGCCTCAAAATCATCCCCTACAAGTTCTTCCAGGGCCTCACGGCCCTGCGCGCCCTCTTCCTCTCGCAGAACAAGCTGCTCTCCATCCCCTCCGACGTCTTTGATGACCTGGCCCAGCTGCAGTACCTGACGCTGGCCGACAGCAGCAATGGGATGCAGGACTTGCCGCCGGGCATCTTCAAAAACCTCTCCCGCCTGGAGACCCTGGACCTGGAGAACGTGGGGCTCCACTCCCTGACCCTGGAGGTCTTCGGCAACCTCAGCCGCCTGGAGACGCTGAAGCTGGCCAAGAACGAGCTGCAGACGGTCAACCAGAGCGTGGCCCAGCGGCTGAGCGCCCTGCGCTACCTGGACCTGCGCAAGTGCCCGCTGAGCTGCACCTGCGAGAACACCTGGTTCCAGACGTGGCTGAACAACAGCCGGGTGCAGCTGGTGTACCTCTACAACTACACCTGCGGCTCGCGGCAGCAGCCGGCCTATGTGTACAGCTTCGACATGCACGTCTGCTTCCTGGACGTGGGGCTCTACCTGTTCTCAGGCACGGCACCGGCGCTGCTGCTCCTCATGGTGCTGCCGCTGCTCTACCACCGGGCCTACTGGCGCCTCAAGTACCACTTCTACATCCTCCGCTGCTGGGTGAACGAGCGCTGGCGGCGGCAAGAGGAGGAGCAGTACCAGTACGACAGCTTCATCTCCTACAACTCAGCCGACgagagctgggtgctgcaggagctggtgcccaacctggagcggggcagtggccGGGGCTCCTTCCGCCTCTGCCTCCACCACCGCGACTTCAGGCCCGGCAGGAGCATCATCGACAACATCGTGGACAGCATCTACAACAGCCGCAAGACCATCTGCGTCATCAGCCGCAGCTACCTGCAGAGCGAGTGGTGCTCCCTGGAGATCCAGCTGGCCAGCTACCGCCTCTTCGACGAGCTCAAGGACGTGCTGGTCCTGGTCTTCCTGGAGGCCATCCCCAACGCGGAGCTCTCCGCCTACCACCGCATGCGGAAGGTGATGCTGAAGAAGACCTACCTCAGCTGGCCTCCGCAGCCCGAGGCCCAGAAGCTCTTCTGGACGAAGCTCAAAAGGGCCCTGAAAAGCAACTacacggaggaagaggaggaagacttTGGGGAGGAAGACAAGGTGCTGTAG